ttCATCAGTTACAAATAGCTACACATTCTTAAAACATATTGTTGACTGTATATcattaaaacactttaaaatatcagctgGTATTTGCAAGAAGATGTCTATCACAAGAATCGTGCAGTTGTAGAAACTTGTATCTTAAAGTAACATCACTATAATGTTTTGCACAGATATAATAGGGTTACTTAAATGGTATGTCATGGTATAATCCCCTTCACTGGGATCATACAGTGGTTCTGCTCATATTGGCAGCAGAGACTATATATTTCCCTGCCCATCACCACAGTGAGCCGAGGCAACGCCGCTCAGCCGAGTGTAACACACACCTGGCTGGCCGTCGGCCAAGCGGGGATGAGAGGCTCCGACAGGCCCAGCAGCCGACCGGGTGTCGGTGCAGCTGAATGGAGGTGTTCTCTCGTGCACAGGAAGTCTGTGATTGAGGCTGTTTGACATGAGCTCTACCAGCAGCCAACCGTGAAgggaggaagggaagaggaggggggagagggggggggttgtaagaaagagagagagagagagagggagagagagggagacagccTGAGCTTCACCCCTGTTCATTCATCAAACACTGTCACAGAGAGGCGGGCATTGTCACTGAGGTGTATGGAGCTGTATGAATGGACCTGAGCTTGGGTTACAGTGGTGGAGGGGAGAGCGGGGGGGCCCACTTCTTATAGCCTGCAGCAGAATAATACTGACAGAGGTAATCCTCCTGTTAAATCCCTGATCCACTGatgaaaaagaaagttttttttccttatcaCATGATGTAATTCCTCAACTTTTTGAAGTATAAAGGTCAAGATGCTATTGTGTTCCTTCCCTGTGTTTCTGTGACTCGCCAGAGGCTGCAAAGAGGCTCAAAACCACTATAATGTACAGGATAAAGGGCTGGGCAGTAATCCACTATCATCATCTATTATCCTTCAATATCACGATGAAATGATGACATTGAGTTACTGTGATGTGCAATTTTGTTGTCTCGATTAGAGCTGAAAGGAACATTCTAATACAAATATCTTAGAAAACTAAATCTGTCATGATTTAGGGTTATTTTCCCACCATTTTCACCATCTGCACTGCCAGATTCTGCTTATTTATTCTCCAAATGTTCATTGTCTTTGCCACAGAGCGAAGCCAAATCGGATGCAGAGAGCTGAGGTCCACTAAGTACATCTCCGACGGCCACTGCACCAGCATCAACCCCATCAAGGAGCTGGTGTGCACCGGCGAGTGTCTCCCAGCTCAGATGCTTCAAAACTGGATCGGCGGCGCCTACGGCAGAAAGTTCTGGGGTCGCCGGAGCAGCAACCAGGACTGGCGGTGCGTCAACGACAAGACCCGCACCCAGCGCATCCAGCTGCAGTGCCACGACGGCAGCACGAGAACGTACAAGATCACCGTGGTCACCTCCTGCAAGTGCAAGAGGTACTCGAGGCAGCACAACGAGTCCGGCAACAAGTTCGAGGAGCCGGCTCTGTCGCCGCCGCAGCTCCTGCACAAGCACAAGTCCAAGAGCAAGAGGAGGCTGGGGAAGAACCGGCTGAGCGAGAACTGGCACGAGACTGAACCCTGAGAGCCGGCAGACTCACTCTGATACCCCATAAACCTAAAGGAGTTTTGTCTCTGTGATATTGAGACACAGCATCCAGAGTTTGCAGTTGTGGATTATCTCTCAGTGTGACGGGGACTTGATATATGTGAAGCTGGTTCCTCACTATGATGGAGAACTCCAAGGGGCATGCTAAggactttttttcttgacattttaatCTATGTGATTAAAGATAATGTGAACAAAACTGAGGTGTACAGTCTGCAGAGATTTCTGGAGCCCCGAGCCAACCCACATTGTCCCAGATGTAGCCATGTGCATGCGTtcatatattcattttaatcGCAGATGGAAATCTGTGTTTAGGCACCGACACCAGTAAACAACACCAAACATCTCAAAAAATATCTTGTGTAAATACTTGTACATATATCAAATTCTTACATGCCTTTTTTGAAGTATGGCCAT
This sequence is a window from Thunnus thynnus chromosome 10, fThuThy2.1, whole genome shotgun sequence. Protein-coding genes within it:
- the sostdc1a gene encoding sclerostin domain-containing protein 1a; protein product: MHLSAHESCHSLVLLCILMRSCQAFKNDATELLFSQVTAPVPEVQSNVSLNRARTGGRGAGNAAHDRGERSQIGCRELRSTKYISDGHCTSINPIKELVCTGECLPAQMLQNWIGGAYGRKFWGRRSSNQDWRCVNDKTRTQRIQLQCHDGSTRTYKITVVTSCKCKRYSRQHNESGNKFEEPALSPPQLLHKHKSKSKRRLGKNRLSENWHETEP